A single region of the Arthrobacter sp. zg-Y20 genome encodes:
- a CDS encoding phosphoenolpyruvate carboxykinase (GTP) has translation MGDDARQLVLDESGENAASQPLDTKGGAAAPTTHQALLAWVNEVAELTQPDRVYWVTGSEEENRSLTDELVDAGTLVRLNPETFPNSFAAFSDPKDVARVEEQTFICSEKRKDAGFTNNWMDPGEMRTKLDGLFAGSMRGRTMYVVPFVMGHLDAEDPKFGVEVTDSAYVVASMRIMARIGTDVLRKMEELDAFFVPALHSVGYPLAEGEQDVPWPCSDEKWIVHFPEDRSIWSYGSGYGGNALLGKKCYALRIASIMARDEGWLAEHMLILKLTSPEQKDYFVSAAFPSACGKTNLALLDPTIEGWKVETLGDDITWMRFGKEGELRAVNPESGLFGVAPGTGWSTNPNAMRAIAKGNSIFTNVALTDDGGVWWEGMTDEAPAHLTDWLGNAWTPDAGHPAAHPNSRFCTPIDQIDMLADEYHSPNGVPVSAILFGGRRKTTVPLVTEARDWASGIFMGSTLSSETTAAAAGAVGVVRRDPMAMLPFMGYDAGDYLRHWIELSGKANQEKLPKIFLVNWFRRTADGGFAWPGFGDNARVLKWVIERLEGTAGAVETPIGYVPTGDSIDLTGLDMTPEDVEQAVRVDPQEWATELDGIDEWYARFGATLPQELQDRLDELKERFAAA, from the coding sequence ATGGGCGATGACGCGCGTCAGCTAGTTCTCGATGAGAGCGGCGAAAACGCTGCCAGCCAGCCGCTGGACACAAAGGGTGGGGCAGCCGCCCCAACCACCCACCAGGCCCTCCTAGCGTGGGTGAACGAAGTTGCCGAGCTGACGCAGCCGGACCGCGTGTACTGGGTAACCGGTTCCGAGGAGGAAAACCGGTCCCTGACCGATGAACTGGTGGACGCAGGCACCCTGGTCCGGCTCAACCCTGAGACCTTCCCGAACTCGTTCGCCGCGTTCTCGGACCCGAAGGACGTGGCACGGGTGGAGGAGCAGACCTTTATCTGCTCCGAAAAGCGGAAAGACGCCGGCTTCACCAACAACTGGATGGATCCGGGCGAAATGCGGACCAAGCTGGACGGGCTCTTCGCCGGGTCCATGCGCGGGCGCACCATGTACGTGGTCCCCTTCGTGATGGGCCACCTGGACGCCGAGGACCCCAAGTTCGGCGTCGAAGTCACCGACAGCGCCTACGTGGTGGCCTCCATGCGGATCATGGCGCGCATCGGCACCGACGTGCTGCGCAAGATGGAGGAACTGGACGCTTTCTTTGTCCCGGCCCTGCATTCGGTGGGCTACCCGCTGGCCGAGGGCGAGCAGGACGTGCCGTGGCCGTGCAGCGACGAGAAGTGGATTGTGCACTTTCCTGAGGACCGTTCCATCTGGTCCTACGGATCCGGGTACGGCGGCAACGCGCTGCTGGGCAAGAAATGCTATGCCCTGCGCATCGCCTCGATCATGGCCCGGGACGAGGGCTGGCTGGCCGAGCACATGCTCATCCTCAAGCTCACCAGCCCGGAGCAGAAGGACTACTTCGTTTCCGCGGCGTTCCCCTCGGCCTGCGGCAAGACCAACCTGGCCCTCCTGGATCCCACGATCGAGGGCTGGAAGGTCGAAACCCTGGGCGATGACATCACCTGGATGCGGTTCGGCAAGGAAGGCGAACTGCGGGCCGTGAACCCGGAGTCCGGCCTGTTCGGTGTCGCCCCCGGCACCGGCTGGAGCACCAACCCCAACGCCATGCGCGCCATCGCCAAGGGCAACTCCATTTTCACCAACGTCGCCCTGACCGACGACGGCGGTGTGTGGTGGGAAGGCATGACGGATGAGGCACCGGCGCACCTGACCGACTGGCTGGGCAACGCGTGGACCCCGGATGCCGGGCACCCCGCCGCGCACCCGAATTCGCGTTTCTGCACCCCGATTGACCAGATCGACATGCTTGCGGACGAGTACCACTCGCCCAACGGCGTGCCCGTTTCCGCCATTCTCTTCGGCGGCCGGCGCAAGACCACCGTCCCGCTGGTCACCGAGGCCCGCGACTGGGCCAGCGGCATCTTCATGGGATCCACGCTCTCCTCGGAAACCACGGCGGCCGCGGCCGGCGCGGTGGGTGTGGTCCGGCGCGACCCCATGGCCATGCTGCCTTTCATGGGGTACGACGCCGGGGATTACCTGCGGCACTGGATTGAGCTCAGCGGCAAGGCCAACCAGGAGAAGCTGCCCAAGATCTTCCTGGTGAACTGGTTCCGCCGCACCGCCGACGGAGGGTTCGCCTGGCCCGGCTTCGGCGACAACGCCCGGGTGCTGAAGTGGGTCATTGAACGGCTCGAAGGCACCGCCGGCGCCGTCGAAACCCCCATCGGCTATGTGCCCACCGGGGACTCGATTGACCTCACCGGCCTGGACATGACCCCTGAGGACGTGGAGCAGGCCGTACGGGTGGACCCTCAGGAATGGGCCACCGAACTGGACGGTATTGACGAGTGGTACGCCCGCTTCGGTGCCACCCTGCCGCAGGAACTGCAGGACCGCCTCGACGAGCTCAAGGAGCGCTTCGCCGCAGCCTGA
- a CDS encoding VRR-NUC domain-containing protein: protein MTRRTAPIQSGPQHQAVLTWTEEQLQANAINAAEQFGWSAYHTYDSRRSRAGFPDLVLWHPRQKRFLLRELKTEQGVLSATQTTTIQTMQAAGADVAVWRPRDWVSQQIIKELRGAVVA from the coding sequence ATGACCAGACGAACAGCACCTATCCAGTCCGGCCCCCAGCACCAAGCAGTCCTCACCTGGACCGAAGAGCAACTGCAGGCCAACGCCATCAACGCCGCCGAACAATTCGGCTGGTCCGCCTATCACACCTACGACTCCCGGCGCTCGCGGGCAGGTTTCCCGGACCTGGTCCTTTGGCATCCCCGCCAGAAACGTTTCCTGCTGCGCGAGCTGAAAACAGAACAGGGCGTGCTCTCGGCCACCCAGACGACCACGATCCAGACCATGCAAGCCGCCGGCGCCGATGTCGCCGTCTGGCGGCCGCGGGACTGGGTCAGCCAGCAGATCATCAAGGAACTGAGAGGGGCAGTAGTTGCCTGA
- a CDS encoding RyR domain-containing protein, with protein sequence MNPEQIAHVCHEANRALQVIQKDPAPSPGWEDAPEWQKASAVEGVEKALAGETPEQLHQSWCDFKVADGWAYGKTKDADQKTHPCLVPYSELPADQRIKDELFQAIVRSLAA encoded by the coding sequence ATGAACCCCGAACAGATCGCCCATGTCTGCCACGAAGCCAACCGCGCCCTGCAGGTCATCCAGAAGGATCCGGCACCGTCCCCCGGCTGGGAGGACGCTCCTGAGTGGCAGAAGGCGTCCGCCGTCGAGGGCGTCGAGAAGGCACTCGCTGGAGAGACTCCGGAACAGCTTCACCAGTCCTGGTGCGACTTCAAGGTCGCTGATGGGTGGGCCTATGGCAAGACCAAGGACGCCGATCAGAAGACCCACCCATGCTTGGTGCCCTACTCCGAGCTTCCTGCGGACCAGCGCATCAAGGACGAACTGTTCCAGGCCATCGTCCGCTCACTCGCGGCCTAG
- a CDS encoding terminase, which yields MAQASDEFLVDFPTIGFLVADWQEQHCSVPTGFQKGQPFVQPDWQLWCTVNHYRVKTTARWVPERPILAPAFHNRRSLIVGPQKIGKGPWSAATVCNEAAGPALFAGWAQGGEVYDCRQHGCGCGWFYEYEPGEPMGMPWPTPLIQLFATSQEQVDNVYAPLQTMIKDGPLGEFMRVGEEFIRVGGEGKIEAVTSSALSRLGNPITAAFLDETGTYTAQNKLKGVAKTARRGLAGMGGRAIETTNLWDPSQASTAQETYHSRAADIFRYLRQPPGHLKFKDPHQRRKILEYVYAGTPWVDLDAVEAEAFELMEKDPEEAERFFGNIFSQGKGRWMPEDLWTNSESVAK from the coding sequence ATGGCACAGGCGTCCGATGAGTTCCTCGTAGACTTCCCCACCATCGGCTTCCTGGTCGCGGACTGGCAGGAGCAACACTGCTCAGTGCCTACCGGCTTCCAGAAGGGCCAACCGTTCGTCCAGCCGGACTGGCAGCTGTGGTGCACGGTCAATCACTACCGGGTGAAGACCACCGCACGGTGGGTGCCCGAGCGTCCGATACTGGCACCGGCATTCCATAACAGGCGCTCGCTGATCGTGGGCCCGCAGAAGATCGGCAAGGGTCCGTGGTCTGCGGCGACCGTGTGCAATGAGGCGGCCGGCCCGGCTTTGTTCGCCGGGTGGGCGCAGGGTGGCGAGGTTTACGACTGCCGGCAGCATGGCTGCGGGTGCGGGTGGTTCTACGAATACGAGCCGGGCGAGCCGATGGGCATGCCTTGGCCGACCCCGCTGATCCAGCTGTTCGCTACCTCCCAGGAGCAGGTGGATAACGTCTACGCGCCCCTGCAGACCATGATCAAAGACGGCCCGCTGGGCGAGTTCATGCGCGTGGGTGAAGAGTTCATCCGTGTCGGCGGTGAAGGAAAGATCGAGGCGGTTACATCGTCGGCGTTGTCCCGTCTCGGTAACCCAATCACTGCCGCATTCTTGGACGAAACCGGCACCTATACCGCCCAGAACAAACTCAAGGGCGTCGCCAAGACAGCCCGTCGAGGTCTGGCAGGTATGGGCGGCCGCGCCATCGAGACCACCAACCTCTGGGATCCGTCCCAGGCTTCCACGGCTCAGGAGACCTACCACTCCCGAGCCGCGGACATCTTCCGCTACCTGCGGCAGCCGCCGGGGCACTTGAAGTTCAAGGACCCGCACCAACGCCGCAAAATCCTCGAGTATGTCTACGCCGGCACCCCTTGGGTGGACCTCGACGCGGTAGAGGCCGAAGCCTTCGAGCTGATGGAGAAGGACCCCGAGGAAGCGGAACGGTTCTTCGGCAACATCTTCTCCCAGGGCAAGGGCAGATGGATGCCCGAAGATCTGTGGACCAATAGCGAATCGGTGGCCAAGTGA
- a CDS encoding helix-turn-helix transcriptional regulator, with protein MSNDPVLDAVPAVLRAQIAYRNASQSSLSRETGIPQSTISRILSGQRVVDLEQLVQICRALGVSVGAVMDQAERAAQTPDDYAPVIPLRRETSEDVSSIVGRAAARRGKGKKEDGLEDD; from the coding sequence ATGTCTAACGATCCTGTCCTTGACGCGGTGCCGGCCGTACTCCGCGCCCAGATTGCTTACCGCAACGCCAGCCAGTCCTCACTGAGCCGCGAAACAGGGATCCCGCAATCCACAATTTCCCGCATCCTCAGCGGGCAGCGCGTCGTTGACCTCGAACAGCTCGTGCAAATCTGTCGCGCACTCGGCGTATCTGTTGGCGCCGTCATGGACCAGGCCGAACGCGCTGCTCAAACCCCGGACGACTACGCTCCCGTGATTCCCCTCCGTCGGGAAACGTCGGAGGACGTCTCTAGCATTGTCGGACGCGCAGCAGCACGCAGGGGTAAGGGGAAAAAAGAGGATGGTCTCGAAGACGACTGA
- a CDS encoding phosphomannomutase/phosphoglucomutase, whose product MNNAFDLSASFKAYDVRGVVGETITEQIVEAVGAAFVDVQGLAGQTVLVGGDMRPSSPEFIRDFARGATARGANVLLLDLISTDELYYACGVLNAAGVTFTASHNPAQYNGIKMAKAGAVPISSETGLKDIQALAEKYLNDGAIPAGAQTGQISVRDVLADYAGYLRNLVDLSGIRPLKVVVDAGNGMAGMTTPAVLGNTILPGLPLDIIPLYFELDGSFPNHPANPLEPENLRDLQAAVVEHGADIGLAFDGDADRCFVIDEKGEPVSPSAVTALVARREIARAKASGEETPVIIHNLITSRAVPELVAHDGGRAVRTRVGHSFIKAVMASEGAVFGGEHSAHYYFRDFYNADTGMLAAMHVLAALGEQTRVLSDLAREYEPYFSSGEVNSRVEDVPAAVARVRAEYEREGVTVDAMDGLTFTSDDGAWWFNLRASNTEPFLRLNAEAEDLPTMERVRDHVLELVRK is encoded by the coding sequence GTGAACAATGCATTCGACCTCTCCGCGTCCTTCAAGGCCTACGACGTCCGCGGCGTCGTAGGCGAGACCATCACTGAACAGATCGTCGAGGCCGTAGGGGCCGCGTTTGTTGACGTTCAGGGCCTGGCCGGGCAGACGGTCCTGGTAGGCGGTGACATGCGTCCGTCGTCGCCGGAGTTCATCCGCGACTTTGCCCGCGGGGCCACCGCGCGCGGCGCCAACGTGCTGCTGCTGGACCTCATCTCCACCGATGAGCTGTACTACGCCTGCGGTGTGCTGAACGCCGCCGGCGTGACCTTCACGGCCAGCCACAACCCGGCCCAGTACAACGGCATCAAGATGGCCAAGGCCGGAGCGGTACCCATCTCCTCGGAAACCGGGCTGAAGGACATCCAGGCGCTCGCCGAGAAGTACCTGAATGACGGCGCCATTCCCGCCGGGGCGCAGACCGGGCAGATCTCGGTCCGCGACGTGCTGGCCGACTACGCCGGCTACCTGCGCAACCTGGTGGATCTCTCCGGCATCCGCCCGCTGAAAGTAGTGGTGGACGCCGGCAACGGCATGGCCGGCATGACCACCCCCGCCGTGCTGGGCAACACCATCCTCCCGGGCCTCCCCCTGGACATCATCCCCCTGTACTTTGAACTGGACGGGTCCTTCCCCAACCACCCGGCCAACCCGCTCGAGCCGGAAAACCTGCGCGACCTGCAGGCCGCCGTCGTCGAACACGGCGCAGACATTGGGCTGGCCTTCGACGGCGACGCCGACCGCTGCTTCGTGATTGACGAAAAGGGCGAGCCGGTCAGCCCCTCCGCCGTCACCGCCCTGGTGGCCCGCCGGGAAATCGCCCGCGCCAAGGCGTCCGGCGAAGAAACCCCGGTGATCATCCACAACCTGATCACCTCCCGCGCCGTTCCGGAGCTGGTGGCGCACGACGGCGGCCGCGCCGTCCGCACCCGGGTGGGCCATTCCTTCATCAAGGCCGTGATGGCCAGCGAAGGGGCGGTCTTCGGCGGGGAGCACTCCGCGCACTACTACTTCCGCGACTTCTACAATGCGGACACCGGCATGCTGGCTGCCATGCACGTCCTGGCCGCCCTGGGCGAGCAGACCCGCGTCCTTTCGGACCTGGCCCGCGAATATGAGCCGTACTTCTCCTCCGGCGAGGTGAACTCCCGGGTCGAAGACGTTCCGGCCGCCGTCGCCCGCGTCCGCGCCGAATACGAGCGCGAGGGCGTCACGGTTGATGCCATGGACGGGCTGACCTTCACTTCCGATGACGGCGCCTGGTGGTTCAACCTGCGCGCCTCCAACACCGAACCCTTCCTGCGGCTGAACGCTGAAGCAGAGGACCTGCCCACCATGGAGCGCGTCCGCGACCACGTACTTGAACTAGTGAGGAAATAA
- a CDS encoding tyrosine-type recombinase/integrase: MDIVASWHATCTYRLNDESRPLSAQGDTAAKAQLRLEEKLGSRNLLPASPIVTGERRVITARTIYRDLDGISRRITATGASRAAALRNITEKMEGRRRVSGEEITPDTLIPVLAKSWLATVDQSQSTKDAYGKIIEKYINPQLSNVRLREATTARLDSFLRSCPEDMPTVARRSRIVLNMMFAMASRYDAVPANPVTDTKLPRATKSVVKALTVEEVLELRADIAAWALRRKGRDSMVDMVDLFIGTGLRPGELLAVRHQDVDLKAGTLTVTGTVKRDSVNGLHRQPHPKTATSVRTLKLPEFAVSMLRRRRIAAASDLVFPNKFGGPLEPANFHRLWRDARGAKWGSVEPRAFRRAVATLITREKDSMTAAAQLGHSGGDSVTWKHYIERETLAPDSSTALGKFRRVE; the protein is encoded by the coding sequence GTGGACATCGTTGCCTCGTGGCACGCCACTTGCACCTACAGGCTGAACGACGAGAGCCGTCCCCTCTCTGCGCAGGGAGACACGGCAGCGAAGGCACAGCTGCGCCTCGAAGAAAAACTCGGCTCGAGGAATCTGCTCCCGGCCTCTCCGATAGTCACAGGCGAGCGCCGAGTCATTACCGCACGCACGATCTACAGAGATCTCGATGGGATATCCCGTCGCATTACAGCCACCGGTGCTTCCAGGGCGGCGGCCCTACGAAACATCACCGAGAAAATGGAGGGCCGACGCCGGGTCTCGGGTGAGGAGATCACTCCCGACACCCTGATTCCAGTCTTGGCTAAGAGCTGGCTAGCAACGGTAGACCAATCGCAGTCGACCAAAGATGCCTACGGCAAGATCATTGAGAAGTACATCAACCCTCAGCTCAGCAACGTCCGCCTGCGGGAAGCCACTACGGCACGACTAGATTCATTCCTCCGCAGCTGCCCGGAGGACATGCCTACCGTTGCTCGCCGCTCCCGAATAGTGCTCAACATGATGTTCGCAATGGCGTCCCGATATGACGCTGTACCGGCCAACCCGGTGACGGATACGAAGTTGCCGCGCGCCACGAAGAGTGTGGTGAAGGCGTTGACAGTGGAGGAAGTCCTGGAGCTGAGAGCCGACATCGCTGCCTGGGCACTCAGGAGGAAGGGCCGCGATTCGATGGTGGACATGGTGGACCTGTTCATAGGCACGGGTCTTCGCCCGGGCGAACTGCTGGCAGTGCGGCACCAGGACGTTGATTTGAAGGCCGGCACACTCACCGTGACAGGCACTGTGAAACGGGATTCCGTGAACGGCCTGCACCGACAGCCGCACCCCAAGACAGCAACGAGCGTCCGAACCCTGAAGCTTCCCGAATTCGCGGTCTCCATGCTGCGACGTCGGCGGATCGCCGCAGCCTCTGATCTGGTCTTCCCGAATAAGTTCGGCGGTCCGTTGGAGCCTGCGAACTTCCATCGGCTATGGCGAGATGCCAGGGGCGCGAAGTGGGGATCTGTCGAACCTCGTGCCTTCCGCCGTGCCGTGGCCACACTTATCACCCGGGAAAAGGATTCCATGACCGCGGCCGCGCAACTGGGACATAGCGGTGGTGATTCCGTGACGTGGAAGCACTACATCGAGCGCGAGACACTCGCACCGGACAGCTCCACTGCTCTGGGCAAGTTCCGCCGCGTGGAGTAG
- a CDS encoding RecQ family ATP-dependent DNA helicase, which produces MQDSAQDRAPESSALHAEAVELLRALVGNDSAQFHQDQFEAIEALVSGGRRALVVQRTGWGKSAVYFVASLLLRARGAGPTLIVSPLLALMRDQVAAAARAGVRAEAINSANQLEWQDISAKLEADQVDVLLVSPERLNNPGFREQHLPELIRRSGLLVIDEAHCISDWGHDFRPDYRRIRSLIEQLPSSVPVLATTATANSRVVKDIEEQLASGGEDVFTIRGPLARKSLRLGVLRLPNARSRLAWLLTHLDDLPGSGIIYALTVSAAEDTARLLQKAGHPVLAYTGRTDPADREEAEAALKENRVKALVATSALGMGFDKPDLGFVLHLGAPSSPVAYYQQVGRAGRGTPNADVLLLPGAEDRDIWQYFATSSMPAEGPANAVLAELAGGTVLSTGVLETRVNLKRSPLELLLKVLAVDGAVEKVSGGWRGTGQPWHYDRERYKRIAAARVREQQAMLDYESTTGCRMQFLSEQLDDPAAAPCGRCDNCAGRWFADDVAAEATENAGSALSKVGVEVDPRGMYPSGMDRLGVPVKGKIKPAQAVSSGRALARLTDLGWGGRLREIFAPGVEDAPADPALVNGCVQVLAQWGWEQRPVAIVSVPSRSHPQLVDSLARGLSELGRIPYLGALLAPHGGPTGGPGGNSAFRLAAVWDQFAVPPEGAAWFAANPGPVLLVDDFADSRWTLTEAGRVLREAGAESVLPFVLALKA; this is translated from the coding sequence ATGCAGGACTCGGCGCAGGACCGTGCCCCGGAATCCTCCGCACTGCACGCGGAGGCCGTGGAGTTGCTGCGCGCGCTGGTGGGCAATGATTCCGCGCAGTTCCACCAGGACCAGTTCGAAGCCATCGAAGCGCTGGTGTCCGGCGGCCGTAGGGCCCTGGTGGTCCAGCGCACCGGCTGGGGCAAATCCGCCGTCTACTTTGTGGCCAGCCTGCTGCTGCGCGCCCGCGGGGCCGGACCAACGCTGATTGTGTCCCCGCTGCTGGCCCTGATGCGGGACCAGGTGGCAGCCGCGGCCCGTGCCGGGGTGCGCGCCGAGGCCATCAACTCCGCGAACCAGCTGGAGTGGCAGGACATTTCCGCCAAGCTGGAAGCCGACCAGGTGGATGTGCTGCTGGTCTCCCCGGAGCGGCTGAACAACCCCGGGTTCCGGGAACAGCACCTGCCCGAACTGATCCGCCGCTCGGGGCTGCTGGTGATCGACGAAGCGCACTGCATTTCCGACTGGGGCCACGACTTCCGCCCGGACTACCGCCGGATCCGCAGCCTGATTGAGCAGCTGCCCTCCTCCGTGCCGGTCCTGGCCACCACGGCCACCGCCAACAGCCGCGTGGTGAAGGACATCGAGGAGCAGCTGGCCTCCGGCGGCGAAGACGTGTTCACCATCCGCGGTCCGCTGGCGCGGAAAAGCCTGCGGCTGGGGGTACTGCGGCTGCCCAATGCCCGCTCCCGGCTGGCCTGGCTGCTCACCCACCTTGACGACCTGCCCGGCAGCGGCATCATCTACGCCCTGACCGTCTCCGCCGCCGAAGACACCGCCAGGCTGCTGCAGAAGGCCGGCCACCCGGTCCTGGCCTACACCGGGCGGACCGATCCGGCGGACCGGGAGGAAGCCGAAGCGGCCCTGAAGGAGAACCGGGTCAAGGCGCTGGTGGCCACCAGTGCGCTGGGCATGGGCTTTGACAAGCCGGACCTGGGGTTTGTCCTGCACCTGGGCGCCCCGTCCTCCCCGGTGGCCTACTACCAGCAGGTGGGACGTGCCGGCCGCGGCACCCCCAATGCAGACGTGCTGCTGCTGCCCGGCGCTGAGGACCGCGACATCTGGCAGTACTTTGCCACCTCCTCCATGCCCGCGGAAGGACCCGCCAACGCGGTGCTCGCCGAGTTGGCCGGCGGCACGGTGCTTTCCACCGGTGTGCTGGAGACCCGGGTGAACCTCAAGCGCTCGCCGCTGGAGCTGCTGCTGAAGGTCCTGGCCGTGGACGGCGCCGTGGAGAAGGTGTCCGGCGGCTGGCGGGGCACCGGCCAGCCCTGGCATTACGACCGCGAACGCTACAAACGCATTGCCGCCGCCCGGGTACGCGAGCAGCAGGCCATGCTCGATTATGAAAGCACCACCGGCTGCCGCATGCAGTTCCTCTCCGAACAGCTGGACGATCCGGCCGCCGCGCCGTGCGGGCGCTGCGACAACTGTGCCGGGCGCTGGTTTGCCGACGACGTCGCTGCCGAGGCCACCGAGAACGCCGGCAGTGCGCTGAGCAAAGTGGGCGTGGAAGTGGATCCGCGCGGCATGTACCCCTCCGGCATGGACCGGCTGGGGGTGCCGGTCAAGGGCAAGATCAAACCCGCACAGGCGGTGTCCTCCGGCCGCGCGCTGGCCCGCCTCACGGATCTGGGCTGGGGCGGACGGCTGCGGGAGATCTTCGCTCCCGGCGTCGAGGATGCCCCGGCCGATCCCGCCCTGGTCAACGGCTGCGTGCAGGTGCTGGCGCAGTGGGGCTGGGAGCAGCGGCCCGTGGCCATAGTCAGTGTTCCGTCCCGGTCCCACCCGCAGCTGGTGGACTCCCTGGCCCGCGGCCTGTCCGAGCTGGGCCGGATCCCGTATCTGGGCGCGCTGCTGGCCCCGCACGGCGGGCCCACGGGCGGCCCCGGCGGCAACAGTGCCTTCCGGCTGGCCGCGGTCTGGGACCAGTTTGCTGTTCCGCCCGAGGGCGCAGCCTGGTTCGCGGCCAACCCGGGACCGGTGCTGCTGGTGGACGATTTTGCGGACAGCCGCTGGACCCTGACCGAAGCGGGCCGGGTGCTCCGCGAGGCCGGGGCTGAATCCGTGCTGCCCTTTGTGCTGGCGCTGAAGGCCTAG
- a CDS encoding ParB/RepB/Spo0J family partition protein has translation MTTTTAAKPAKAKAAAKPKASPRTASRTKPQVANTAFEMLPLAQVRPAAHNIRMDVGDVTELADSIKGQGVIQPLTVSPHPTLEGDYILIAGHRRLAAAKKAGLDVVPCVINRTLTTQAKQVQAMLVENLQRADITPVEEANAYQYLLDLPGYTVQSIAKETGRSQKTVRERVKLTKLTDAVKDGVDGGQVTLERALVLADFAGDAEATQALEKVVAGASPNSWEYEVKRQTRRREWAQRMPKVREDLEAAGVRIVDRPKGPSHEWEYQPIYTPSQLTYGQRAELGHYALIDATSVDEYYSVDGVVWLKDRVQAEPVEKTPEEVAADQLRADLNQGLQLMKEVRDEQLRAAIKAATEDQGKAALVQLIMHRAPYIGLHAIARVAEITYAHGEDEDEGAALEEVAGLLAGLPLPRIALVLHFLMVQQENELSQLTGWSGAHYMRSARVWIDSLAPVYGYELSDVEKQAIEYHQPKPAPTAEEAE, from the coding sequence ATGACGACCACGACCGCCGCAAAACCGGCGAAGGCCAAAGCCGCCGCCAAGCCCAAAGCCTCGCCCCGCACCGCCTCGCGCACGAAACCGCAGGTAGCAAATACCGCTTTCGAGATGCTGCCCCTCGCACAGGTCCGGCCCGCAGCGCACAACATCCGCATGGACGTCGGCGACGTTACCGAACTGGCCGACTCCATCAAGGGCCAGGGCGTCATCCAGCCACTGACCGTCTCGCCGCACCCCACCCTCGAGGGCGACTACATCCTGATCGCCGGCCACCGCCGCTTGGCCGCTGCCAAGAAGGCCGGTCTCGACGTCGTCCCCTGCGTCATCAACCGCACCCTCACCACTCAGGCCAAGCAGGTCCAAGCGATGCTGGTCGAGAACCTGCAGCGCGCCGACATCACCCCGGTCGAGGAGGCCAACGCCTACCAGTACCTCCTCGACCTTCCCGGCTACACGGTCCAGAGCATCGCAAAGGAAACCGGGCGCTCGCAGAAGACCGTCAGGGAGCGCGTGAAGCTGACCAAGCTCACCGACGCTGTGAAGGACGGCGTCGACGGCGGGCAGGTGACCTTGGAGCGCGCATTGGTCCTGGCTGACTTCGCAGGCGACGCCGAAGCCACGCAGGCCTTGGAGAAGGTTGTTGCCGGTGCGTCTCCGAACTCTTGGGAGTACGAGGTGAAGCGCCAGACCCGGCGCCGAGAGTGGGCGCAGCGCATGCCGAAGGTCCGGGAGGACCTCGAAGCGGCAGGGGTCCGGATTGTTGACCGCCCGAAGGGCCCGTCCCACGAATGGGAATACCAGCCGATCTACACGCCCAGCCAGCTGACCTATGGCCAGCGGGCGGAACTGGGCCACTACGCCCTCATCGATGCGACCTCCGTCGACGAGTACTACAGCGTGGACGGGGTCGTCTGGCTAAAGGACCGGGTGCAGGCCGAACCTGTGGAGAAAACCCCGGAAGAGGTTGCGGCCGACCAGCTCCGCGCCGACCTGAACCAGGGCCTGCAGCTGATGAAGGAAGTCCGCGACGAGCAGCTCCGCGCCGCCATCAAGGCAGCCACGGAGGATCAGGGCAAAGCCGCCCTCGTGCAGCTGATCATGCACCGGGCCCCGTACATCGGCCTGCACGCAATCGCCCGGGTCGCGGAGATCACCTACGCACACGGAGAAGACGAGGACGAGGGTGCTGCCCTTGAAGAGGTTGCCGGGCTCCTGGCCGGCCTTCCGCTGCCCCGTATTGCCCTTGTCCTGCACTTCCTCATGGTCCAGCAGGAGAACGAGCTTAGCCAGCTCACCGGTTGGAGCGGGGCCCATTACATGCGCTCGGCCCGCGTCTGGATTGACTCGCTGGCCCCGGTGTACGGGTACGAGCTTTCCGACGTCGAGAAGCAGGCCATCGAGTACCACCAGCCGAAGCCGGCTCCGACTGCAGAGGAGGCCGAGTAA
- a CDS encoding helix-turn-helix domain-containing protein, which translates to MTSTTYPRLPDAPPGPSEDAILGEILAEAARQGISTSTLQRQAGISKNIFWRIRRRERHLELTHFLDLCRVVGKGPTEIIQQAELNALRQMEAAHGRPLTAIP; encoded by the coding sequence ATGACTTCAACTACCTACCCGAGACTGCCGGATGCACCGCCGGGTCCGAGTGAGGACGCGATCCTCGGGGAAATCCTCGCAGAAGCAGCTAGACAGGGCATCAGTACGTCGACACTCCAGCGGCAGGCGGGTATCTCAAAGAACATCTTCTGGAGGATCCGCCGCCGTGAGCGCCACCTGGAACTCACCCACTTCCTGGACCTGTGCCGGGTGGTGGGTAAGGGCCCGACGGAGATCATCCAGCAGGCCGAGCTCAACGCACTCCGCCAGATGGAGGCCGCCCACGGGCGCCCGCTAACTGCCATCCCCTGA